One part of the Gossypium raimondii isolate GPD5lz chromosome 1, ASM2569854v1, whole genome shotgun sequence genome encodes these proteins:
- the LOC105785921 gene encoding probable BOI-related E3 ubiquitin-protein ligase 3: protein MAIQAQLYSDNIGFPMCGSLDLIDNGCGLVGAAAGVNQQISSQLQQLQQFQHLQNQHQRDQTFSFGSTNNNRESIMFEKQRYEIDQFIKSQNERLRLLLQEQRKQQYEVLVKKIESKASFLLRQKDEEIVKARNKTMELQNMLKKLEMENQAWQRVAQENEAMVVSLNNRLEQVREEQASCRFNNGVDDAESCCECEDNNEGIMETKGNGGFAAVDSSSQRQEEQEEKTTMVCKCCYCRNSSVLFLPCRHLCSCKDCATFLDSCPVCRTPKKACIEALIS, encoded by the exons ATGGCTATACAAGCGCAGTTGTATTCTGATAATATTGGGTTCCCAATGTGCGGTTCTTTGGATTTGATCGATAATGGTTGTGGACTTGTTGGTGCTGCTGCTGGTGTCAATCAACAGATATCATCACAGCTTCAACAACTGCAACAGTTTCAACACCTTCAAAACCAGCACCAAAGGGACCAAACCTTTTCCTTTGGTAGCACTAACAACAATCGTGAATCAATCATGTTTGAGAAGCAAAGATACGAGATTGATCAGTTTATCAAATCACAG AATGAGAGGCTGAGATTGTTACTGCAAGAGCAAAGGAAACAACAATACGAAGTATTAGTGAAGAAGATAGAATCAAAGGCCTCTTTTTTGCTTAGACAAAAAGATGAAGAGATTGTTAAAGCGAGGAACAAAACAATGGAACTTCAGAATATGTTGAAGAAATTGGAGATGGAGAATCAAGCATGGCAAAGGGTGGCGCAAGAGAATGAAGCTATGGTTGTGTCTTTAAACAACAGGCTTGAACAAGTACGGGAGGAACAAGCTTCTTGTCGTTTTAACAATGGTGTCGATGACGCAGAGTCTTGCTGTGAATGCGAGGACAACAACGAAGGGATTATGGAAACAAAGGGAAACGGAGGTTTCGCGGCGGTTGATAGCAGCAGTCAAAGAcaagaagaacaagaagaaaaaacgACAATGGTTTGCAAATGTTGTTATTGTCGAAATTCGTCAGTGTTGTTCCTTCCTTGCCGACACCTTTGTTCGTGTAAGGATTGTGCAActtttcttgattcttgtccCGTTTGTAGAACACCAAAGAAAGCTTGCATTGAAGCCTTGATTTCTTAG